From Chryseobacterium gallinarum, one genomic window encodes:
- a CDS encoding putative glycolipid-binding domain-containing protein has protein sequence MAFQSLEYFKLKEENGNHIANSRIIGRYHDSIYTIDYHITIDKDWNTLDFLIESEINTVKHTLKGKKIQDEWEINNSINPDLKGFIYIDISLTPFTNTLPINNLKLPVNSSQEIKVIYIDVLNNIIKPVSQQYTRIAPDTYHYDNLQTDFKADILVDTDGLVVSYPELFEKIAKLA, from the coding sequence ATTGCCTTCCAGTCACTTGAATATTTCAAACTGAAGGAAGAAAATGGGAATCATATTGCAAACTCAAGAATCATAGGCCGTTACCATGATTCAATCTACACTATAGATTATCATATTACTATTGATAAAGACTGGAATACTCTGGATTTCCTCATTGAATCTGAAATCAATACAGTAAAACATACGTTAAAAGGAAAAAAGATACAGGATGAATGGGAAATCAATAATAGTATAAATCCTGATTTAAAAGGCTTTATCTACATCGACATTTCATTGACACCCTTCACCAATACGCTACCCATCAATAACTTAAAACTTCCGGTAAACAGTTCACAGGAAATCAAAGTCATTTATATTGATGTTCTGAATAATATTATAAAACCTGTATCGCAACAATATACAAGAATTGCCCCTGATACTTATCACTATGACAATCTCCAGACTGATTTTAAAGCTGATATTCTGGTTGATACAGATGGCCTGGTTGTCAGTTATCCTGAATTATTTGAAAAAATTGCAAAGCTTGCTTAA
- a CDS encoding DUF6046 domain-containing protein: MSSYNINVKELIKQHFPFKLGFATQTVADALFNGLDDIQVLPTNNELAKVSVMGTPVWDFIDLKPSYIEGTGEQFGGYSFPLETTIEPIRPKKIVETDIFGRDGNVEELIALDDWQLTIRGLIINYDSTDYPEQQVKELQRVCELKTSLLECEGTLLTMLGIHYMSIHKLTLTPSIGYSHIQAFEIEAKSKIPFIISP; the protein is encoded by the coding sequence ATGTCGAGTTATAATATTAACGTTAAAGAACTGATTAAACAGCACTTTCCGTTTAAGCTTGGGTTTGCCACTCAGACCGTAGCAGATGCACTTTTTAACGGTTTAGATGATATACAGGTGCTGCCAACTAATAATGAACTTGCCAAAGTTTCCGTCATGGGAACGCCGGTCTGGGATTTTATAGACCTAAAGCCCTCTTATATTGAAGGAACCGGTGAACAGTTCGGCGGGTATTCTTTTCCTCTTGAAACGACTATTGAACCCATAAGACCTAAAAAGATTGTGGAAACCGATATTTTCGGGCGTGACGGAAACGTAGAGGAACTTATCGCTCTGGATGACTGGCAATTGACCATTAGAGGGCTTATTATCAATTATGACAGTACGGATTACCCGGAACAGCAGGTTAAGGAATTGCAACGGGTTTGTGAACTCAAAACCTCACTTCTGGAATGCGAAGGAACCTTATTAACGATGCTCGGTATTCATTATATGAGCATTCACAAGCTGACCTTAACGCCGTCGATCGGATACTCGCATATTCAGGCTTTTGAAATTGAGGCAAAAAGTAAAATTCCTTTTATAATCTCCCCGTAA
- a CDS encoding formyltransferase family protein translates to MKKFKVFISGQKFFAEEVFRLCQKLDIEIVGVCCPIDDKYIGKAARRWNIPIIPAGSLNADNMPECDLGITAHSFDYIGKKTRYIPRLGWLGYHPSLLPRHRGRSSIEWAIRMKEPITGGTIFWLNAGIDRGDIAYQDWCWIPPEYHLSPQKSAVSLWRDTLLPMGLKLFETALNDVLNGIVKRTPQDKRFSTFEPDTNVKDIYRPDLLMIEYENSHD, encoded by the coding sequence ATGAAGAAATTTAAAGTTTTTATATCAGGGCAGAAGTTCTTTGCCGAAGAAGTTTTCAGGCTTTGTCAAAAATTAGACATTGAAATTGTCGGGGTTTGTTGCCCCATTGATGACAAGTATATCGGAAAGGCTGCCCGGCGTTGGAATATTCCAATTATTCCTGCCGGCAGCCTAAACGCCGACAATATGCCGGAGTGTGATTTGGGCATTACTGCACATTCGTTTGATTATATAGGGAAGAAAACAAGATATATTCCACGTTTGGGTTGGCTCGGTTATCACCCGTCATTATTGCCAAGGCATCGCGGGCGCAGCTCTATTGAATGGGCAATCAGAATGAAGGAACCAATTACCGGAGGGACGATATTTTGGCTCAATGCGGGCATTGACAGAGGAGACATTGCCTATCAGGATTGGTGTTGGATACCTCCAGAATATCATTTAAGCCCTCAAAAATCGGCTGTAAGCCTTTGGCGCGATACATTACTCCCTATGGGTTTAAAACTCTTTGAAACGGCCCTTAATGACGTTTTAAATGGAATTGTAAAGAGGACACCACAGGATAAGCGGTTTAGCACATTTGAGCCGGACACCAATGTAAAAGATATTTACCGACCTGATCTGTTAATGATCGAATATGAAAACAGCCACGACTAA
- a CDS encoding ATP-binding protein has product MNFVECHEEPIHIPGHIQSFGYLIGIDAESHSITFFSRNISDIFTIRSSDELFDKKLTDFPESFQTIIDSDIYTSLNKFTRRENETYFDKIFIGGKEYHFSVFKSGQYIFLEFEEVLINPDKRISNKYDNFYAIDNEQDLWNHLLETLSKVVNYDRMMVYKFMMDGSGKVIAEKKNEDMESFLGLHYPESDIPKQARELYLKKRKRIFSNIDADRIPILSKAKVEIDLTFAASRAMSPVHGQYLRNLGVSSSFSVSIIIDNHLWGLVTCQNIKPKHIDLEDRVQAGIFTALAANAFSSFKSKSELNYRVELNGKLSQLKTNFLKHNYLFDSLVENKTEIKNLPEANGLAIISDENIVTEGITPASPVINTIAQWALENTEGPVYVNRSFLKHHGEELDLPDNAAGIIIYFIEREKKEMLIWFRKEFDEHINWAGNPEKKVEVFSQNGEDRQMISPRTSFRIFTENIKGHSKRWNSRNIQAVQAVRDLILETSHKNYITIKRLNDELKKVNEELDSFSYTISHDLGTPLTVMKLNAQMLLGNLAEDSEKSKKKINAIIEEIDNMAEMMQDVLQLSRAKHSELQLENLRTATTIQKISENAKITYGSPKSEIIIKECPDVLADKTMLHQVFLNIINNAVKYSSHREQPKVEIEGTEEGQTIIYRISDNGIGIPEEDKPKMFKIFNRMDNAKKFKGNGVGLSIVHRVMKRIGGSVDYESNKEGTSFILTFKKPYI; this is encoded by the coding sequence ATGAATTTTGTAGAATGCCATGAAGAACCTATCCATATTCCGGGCCACATACAGAGTTTTGGTTATTTGATTGGCATTGATGCGGAATCCCATTCCATTACTTTTTTTAGCAGGAATATATCGGATATATTTACCATCAGGAGTTCAGATGAGCTGTTTGACAAAAAACTTACGGACTTCCCCGAAAGTTTTCAGACTATCATAGATTCCGATATCTATACTTCATTGAATAAATTTACCAGAAGAGAAAATGAGACTTATTTCGACAAGATTTTTATTGGAGGCAAGGAATATCATTTCTCGGTTTTTAAAAGTGGACAATATATCTTCCTGGAATTTGAAGAAGTTTTGATCAACCCCGATAAAAGAATTTCCAATAAATATGATAATTTTTATGCTATAGATAATGAACAGGATCTTTGGAACCATTTACTGGAAACCCTTTCAAAGGTAGTGAACTATGATCGCATGATGGTGTATAAGTTTATGATGGATGGTTCGGGAAAAGTGATTGCCGAAAAGAAAAATGAAGATATGGAAAGTTTTCTGGGGCTTCATTATCCTGAATCGGATATTCCTAAACAAGCAAGGGAGCTTTATTTGAAAAAAAGGAAAAGAATATTCAGTAATATTGATGCTGATAGGATTCCCATTCTAAGCAAAGCAAAAGTAGAAATAGATCTTACATTTGCTGCATCAAGGGCCATGTCTCCTGTGCATGGGCAATACCTACGGAATTTAGGAGTTTCTTCCAGTTTTAGTGTTTCAATTATTATTGATAATCATCTTTGGGGGCTGGTAACCTGCCAGAACATAAAACCTAAGCATATTGATCTTGAAGACAGGGTGCAGGCAGGGATTTTTACAGCTTTGGCTGCGAATGCTTTTTCATCATTTAAATCTAAAAGTGAGTTAAATTATCGTGTGGAACTCAACGGGAAATTATCCCAACTAAAGACAAATTTCCTAAAGCATAATTACTTATTTGATTCCTTGGTAGAGAATAAGACGGAGATTAAAAATTTACCGGAGGCAAACGGTCTTGCTATTATTTCGGATGAAAATATTGTAACAGAAGGAATAACACCCGCTTCCCCGGTTATTAATACTATTGCCCAATGGGCCTTGGAAAATACGGAAGGTCCTGTTTATGTGAACCGTAGTTTTCTTAAACACCACGGTGAAGAGCTGGACCTGCCCGATAATGCTGCGGGAATTATTATTTATTTTATTGAAAGAGAAAAAAAGGAAATGCTGATCTGGTTCCGTAAAGAATTTGATGAACACATCAACTGGGCGGGAAATCCGGAAAAAAAGGTTGAGGTGTTTTCTCAAAACGGAGAAGACAGGCAGATGATCTCACCAAGAACATCGTTCCGTATTTTTACAGAAAATATCAAAGGGCATTCAAAGAGATGGAATTCCAGAAATATTCAGGCAGTACAGGCAGTGAGGGACCTTATTCTGGAAACATCGCACAAGAATTATATTACCATTAAAAGGCTAAATGATGAGCTCAAAAAAGTGAACGAAGAGCTGGATAGTTTTTCTTACACCATTTCTCACGATCTGGGTACTCCGTTAACGGTGATGAAACTTAATGCTCAAATGCTTTTAGGAAATCTTGCCGAAGACTCTGAGAAGAGCAAAAAAAAGATCAATGCAATTATTGAAGAAATCGACAATATGGCAGAGATGATGCAGGATGTTTTACAGCTTAGCCGTGCCAAGCACAGTGAATTGCAGCTCGAAAATCTAAGAACGGCAACTACTATTCAAAAGATTTCTGAAAATGCAAAAATCACCTACGGCAGTCCGAAAAGTGAAATTATCATTAAAGAATGTCCGGATGTATTGGCTGATAAAACCATGCTTCATCAGGTATTTTTAAATATTATCAACAATGCTGTAAAATATTCTTCCCACAGGGAACAGCCTAAAGTGGAAATTGAGGGTACTGAAGAAGGACAGACCATTATCTACAGAATTTCGGATAACGGAATCGGAATTCCGGAAGAGGATAAGCCCAAAATGTTTAAAATCTTCAACAGGATGGATAATGCAAAGAAATTTAAGGGAAATGGAGTAGGACTTTCCATAGTTCACAGGGTTATGAAAAGGATAGGGGGAAGTGTGGATTATGAAAGTAATAAAGAAGGTACCTCTTTCATTTTAACGTTTAAAAAGCCTTACATTTGA
- a CDS encoding biliverdin-producing heme oxygenase, with protein MVSEYLKQNTADYHDAAEKLFNSEKIFNKTFTLEDYKKIIHTNYLMLLHSEDQIFSRLSGTYAEKLQLDDRKKLALIEKDLESLSLKSQSVSHDLEFNNVHEALGAMYVIEGSTLGGNVIAKQLSKTEGFDEVTFNFFGCYQENTGPMWKNFKEVLDTEVTEENYNEVLSGARKLYMFLLNVN; from the coding sequence ATGGTATCAGAATATCTTAAACAAAATACAGCAGATTATCACGATGCTGCGGAGAAACTCTTTAATTCCGAAAAAATTTTTAACAAGACCTTTACTCTGGAAGATTATAAAAAGATCATCCATACCAACTACCTGATGCTTCTTCACAGTGAAGACCAGATATTCAGCAGACTTTCCGGTACATATGCCGAAAAGTTACAGCTTGATGACAGAAAAAAGCTTGCTCTTATTGAAAAAGACCTTGAAAGCCTGTCTTTGAAAAGTCAGTCAGTTTCCCATGATCTTGAATTTAATAATGTACATGAGGCTTTAGGAGCAATGTATGTCATCGAAGGATCTACTTTGGGAGGGAATGTGATTGCTAAACAGCTTTCCAAAACAGAAGGTTTTGATGAAGTTACCTTCAATTTTTTCGGATGTTACCAGGAAAATACCGGCCCTATGTGGAAAAATTTTAAAGAGGTTCTGGATACTGAAGTGACTGAAGAAAACTACAATGAGGTGTTATCAGGAGCCCGAAAACTGTATATGTTTTTGCTGAACGTCAACTAA
- a CDS encoding malate dehydrogenase, which produces MKVTVVGAGAVGASCAEYIAMKNFCSEVVLVDIKEGFAEGKAMDLMQTASLNGFDTKITGTTGDYSKTAGSHVAVITSGIPRKPGMTREELIGINAGIVKEVTENLVKHSPEVIIIVVSNPMDTMAYLVHKTSGLPKHKIIGMGGALDSARFKYRLAEALEAPISDVDGMVIAAHSDTGMLPLLSKATRNGVPVTEFLDEEQQKYVIEETKVGGATLTKLLGTSAWYAPGAAVSVMVQAIACDQKKMIPCSLMLEGEYGQNDICLGVPAIIGANGVEKIINVTLTAEEQLKFAEAANAVREVNGDLKF; this is translated from the coding sequence ATGAAAGTAACTGTAGTAGGTGCAGGCGCTGTAGGAGCAAGCTGTGCAGAATACATCGCAATGAAGAACTTCTGTTCAGAAGTAGTTTTGGTAGACATTAAAGAAGGGTTTGCTGAAGGTAAAGCTATGGATTTGATGCAGACTGCATCGCTTAACGGATTTGATACAAAAATTACAGGAACAACAGGAGATTATAGCAAAACTGCAGGCTCTCATGTGGCGGTAATCACGTCAGGTATTCCAAGAAAACCAGGAATGACAAGAGAAGAGTTGATTGGTATCAACGCAGGTATCGTAAAAGAAGTTACTGAAAACTTAGTGAAACATTCTCCTGAAGTAATCATTATCGTGGTTTCTAACCCAATGGATACTATGGCTTATCTTGTTCACAAAACTTCAGGTCTTCCTAAACACAAAATCATCGGGATGGGAGGTGCATTAGACTCTGCAAGGTTCAAATACAGATTAGCTGAAGCATTAGAAGCTCCAATTTCTGATGTGGACGGAATGGTAATCGCTGCTCACAGTGATACAGGAATGCTTCCATTATTAAGCAAAGCGACAAGAAACGGAGTTCCTGTAACGGAATTCCTTGATGAAGAGCAACAAAAATACGTAATCGAAGAAACTAAAGTAGGAGGGGCTACCCTTACAAAACTATTAGGAACTTCTGCCTGGTATGCGCCGGGTGCTGCAGTTTCTGTAATGGTTCAGGCAATTGCTTGCGACCAGAAGAAAATGATTCCTTGTTCTTTGATGCTTGAAGGAGAATATGGTCAAAATGATATTTGTTTAGGGGTTCCTGCAATCATCGGAGCAAACGGAGTAGAGAAAATCATCAACGTAACATTGACTGCTGAAGAACAATTGAAATTTGCTGAAGCTGCTAATGCAGTGAGAGAAGTGAATGGAGATCTTAAATTCTGA